In one Stenotrophomonas maltophilia genomic region, the following are encoded:
- a CDS encoding NADP-dependent isocitrate dehydrogenase, whose protein sequence is MSKILYTLTDEAPFLATQSLLPIVDAYTATAGIVVETRDISLSGRILSQFPELLGEEQKVSDDLAELGQLATTPDANIIKLPNISASVPQLKAAIKELQDQGYPLPDYPETPADDQQRDYKARYDKVKGSAVNPVLREGNSDRRAPLSVKNYARKHPHRMGAWSADSKSHVSHMDAGDFYGSEKSATLANAGTLKITFHGNDGSTVVLKEKTAVKAGEIVDAAVMSRKALAAFIDAQIADAKSQGVLFSLHLKATMMKVSDPIMFGVVVEEFYKDVLAKHADAIRQAGFDANNGIGDLVARLPSLPEATRAAIEANLKAEYAQRPGLAMVNSDKGITNLHVPSDVIVDASMPAMIRDSGKMWNAEGKLQDTKAVIPDRCYAGVYQAVIDDCKAHGAFDPATMGSVPNVGLMAQKAEEYGSHDKTFQIAADGVVKVTDDAGSVVFEHAVEAGDIWRMCQTKDAPIQDWVKLAVERARLSSTPAVFWLDAARAHDAQVIAKVEQYLKNHDTAGLDIRILPPVEATAFSLARIRKGEDTISVTGNVLRDYLTDLFPIMELGTSAKMLSIVPLMAGGGLFETGAGGSAPKHVQQFVEEDYLRWDSLGEFLALAASLEHLGNRYDNAAARVLAKALDEANGQFLDNDKSPSRKLGGIDNRGSHFYIALYWAQALAAQDEDAALKARFAPLAKALTDNEQKIVEELIAVQGKAVDIGGYYRPDVEKASKAMRPSATFNAALEQLRG, encoded by the coding sequence ATGTCCAAGATTCTCTACACGCTGACCGACGAAGCCCCGTTCCTGGCCACCCAGTCGCTGCTGCCGATCGTCGATGCCTACACCGCCACCGCTGGCATCGTGGTGGAAACCCGCGACATCTCGCTGTCCGGGCGCATTCTTTCGCAGTTCCCGGAACTGCTGGGTGAGGAGCAGAAGGTCAGTGACGACCTGGCCGAGCTGGGCCAGCTGGCGACCACGCCGGACGCCAACATCATCAAGCTGCCCAACATCTCCGCCTCGGTGCCGCAGCTGAAGGCGGCCATCAAGGAGCTGCAGGACCAGGGCTATCCGTTGCCGGACTACCCGGAAACGCCGGCCGACGACCAGCAGCGCGACTACAAGGCGCGCTACGACAAGGTCAAGGGCAGCGCGGTGAATCCGGTGCTGCGCGAAGGCAACTCCGACCGTCGCGCGCCGCTGTCGGTGAAGAACTATGCCCGCAAGCATCCGCATCGCATGGGCGCCTGGTCCGCCGATTCGAAGTCGCACGTCTCGCACATGGACGCGGGCGACTTCTATGGCAGCGAAAAGTCGGCAACCCTCGCCAACGCCGGCACCCTGAAGATCACCTTCCATGGCAATGACGGCAGCACCGTCGTGCTGAAGGAAAAGACCGCGGTCAAGGCCGGTGAGATCGTTGATGCCGCCGTGATGAGCCGCAAGGCGCTGGCTGCCTTCATCGACGCGCAGATCGCCGATGCCAAGAGCCAGGGCGTGCTGTTCTCGCTGCACCTGAAGGCGACCATGATGAAGGTCTCCGACCCGATCATGTTCGGCGTGGTCGTGGAAGAGTTCTACAAGGACGTGCTGGCCAAGCACGCCGACGCCATCCGGCAGGCCGGTTTCGATGCCAACAACGGCATCGGAGACCTGGTCGCGCGCCTGCCGTCGCTGCCGGAGGCCACCCGCGCCGCCATCGAAGCCAACCTGAAGGCCGAGTACGCGCAGCGCCCGGGCCTGGCGATGGTCAACTCGGACAAGGGCATCACCAACCTGCACGTGCCGAGCGACGTGATCGTCGACGCCTCGATGCCGGCGATGATCCGCGACTCCGGCAAGATGTGGAATGCCGAAGGCAAGCTGCAGGACACCAAGGCGGTCATCCCGGACCGCTGCTATGCCGGCGTCTACCAGGCCGTCATCGACGACTGCAAGGCGCACGGCGCCTTCGACCCGGCCACCATGGGCTCGGTGCCGAACGTCGGCCTGATGGCGCAGAAGGCCGAAGAGTACGGCTCGCACGACAAGACCTTCCAGATCGCCGCCGACGGCGTGGTCAAGGTCACCGATGACGCGGGCAGCGTGGTGTTCGAGCACGCGGTGGAGGCCGGTGACATCTGGCGCATGTGCCAGACCAAGGACGCCCCGATCCAGGACTGGGTCAAGCTGGCGGTCGAGCGCGCGCGCCTCAGCAGCACCCCCGCCGTGTTCTGGCTGGACGCTGCCCGCGCCCATGACGCGCAGGTCATTGCCAAGGTCGAGCAGTACCTGAAGAACCACGACACCGCCGGCCTGGACATCCGCATCCTGCCGCCGGTGGAAGCCACCGCGTTCTCGCTGGCCCGCATCCGCAAGGGCGAAGACACCATCTCGGTGACCGGCAACGTGCTGCGTGACTACCTGACCGACCTGTTCCCGATCATGGAGCTGGGCACCAGCGCCAAGATGCTGTCGATCGTGCCGTTGATGGCCGGTGGTGGCCTGTTCGAGACCGGTGCCGGCGGCTCGGCCCCCAAGCATGTACAGCAGTTCGTCGAAGAGGATTACCTGCGTTGGGATTCGCTCGGTGAGTTCCTGGCGCTGGCAGCGTCGCTGGAGCATCTGGGCAACCGCTACGACAATGCAGCAGCCCGTGTGCTGGCCAAGGCGCTGGACGAAGCCAACGGCCAGTTCCTGGACAACGACAAGTCGCCTTCGCGCAAGCTCGGTGGCATCGACAACCGTGGCAGCCACTTCTACATCGCGCTGTACTGGGCGCAGGCCCTGGCCGCGCAGGACGAGGACGCCGCACTGAAGGCACGCTTCGCCCCGCTGGCCAAGGCCCTGACCGACAACGAGCAGAAGATCGTCGAAGAGCTGATCGCAGTGCAGGGCAAGGCCGTGGACATCGGCGGCTACTACCGCCCGGACGTGGAAAAGGCCAGCAAGGCGATGCGCCCGAGCGCGACCTTCAACGCCGCGCTGGAGCAGCTGCGCGGTTGA